In Prunus dulcis chromosome 2, ALMONDv2, whole genome shotgun sequence, a single genomic region encodes these proteins:
- the LOC117619908 gene encoding uncharacterized protein LOC117619908 isoform X1, which yields MSTNKTPQKKNRPQVVKLDEALELAQKWVNNMTEPAEDEPFEIQSRPARLGLGAKVPRPSKFSPSDDPLERKLHYKLDAGRRNAAKIAEESASAAARDDSDDDEDLDSRTKAFEKKRPAAPVTPSLGGKKRKK from the exons ATGAGCACCAACAAGACGCCACAGAAAAAGAATCGTCCTCAAGTAGTTAAATTGGATGAAGCTTTGGAATTG GCTCAAAAATGGGTTAATAACATGACTGAACCTGCAGAAGATGAGCCTTTTGAAATACAGAGTAGACCTGCTA GGCTTGGACTAGGTGCTAAAGTTCCCCGGCCATCCAAATTTTCACCTTCAGATGATCCCCTTGAAAGGAAATTACACTACAAGTTGGATGCTGGAAGAAGAAATGCTGCCAAAATTGCCGAGGAGTCTGCATCGGCTGCTGCTAGAGATGACAGTGACGACGATGAAGATTTGGACAGCAGAACCAAAGCGTTTGAGAAGAAAAGACCAGCAGCTCCGGTGACCCCATCTTTAGGgggaaagaaaaggaagaagtaA
- the LOC117619908 gene encoding uncharacterized protein LOC117619908 isoform X2, translated as MSTNKTPQKKNRPQVVKLDEALELAQKWVNNMTEPAEDEPFEIQSRPARLGLGAKVPRPSKFSPSDDPLERKLHYKLDAGRRNAAKIAEESASAAARDDSDDDEDLDSRTKAFEKKRPAAPVTPSLGGKKRKK; from the exons ATGAGCACCAACAAGACGCCACAGAAAAAGAATCGTCCTCAAGTAGTTAAATTGGATGAAGCTTTGGAATTG GCTCAAAAATGGGTTAATAACATGACTGAACCTGCAGAAGATGAGCCTTTTGAAATACAGAGTAGACCTGCTAGGC TTGGACTAGGTGCTAAAGTTCCCCGGCCATCCAAATTTTCACCTTCAGATGATCCCCTTGAAAGGAAATTACACTACAAGTTGGATGCTGGAAGAAGAAATGCTGCCAAAATTGCCGAGGAGTCTGCATCGGCTGCTGCTAGAGATGACAGTGACGACGATGAAGATTTGGACAGCAGAACCAAAGCGTTTGAGAAGAAAAGACCAGCAGCTCCGGTGACCCCATCTTTAGGgggaaagaaaaggaagaagtaA